One region of Pleuronectes platessa chromosome 18, fPlePla1.1, whole genome shotgun sequence genomic DNA includes:
- the tekt2 gene encoding tektin-2, which yields MSSVPVKPGLRLSVSEWQSSNQQLSAAAGHERRVSNGIRQEGRSLRNETSCTTSWDESDTSRRLSDRLWDVARWKDALEACARKVDEEMEALTLSKEQTEQALAATAVPLEVSTECVTLREGRRGSELVLDPVDEQLKKEVQLIGRVQQVLQQHVDKAFEQLCVLQEVRHQLTSDLQNKMDALDIDMSCLSLTIKSPEISLKTNPTRIPSGSSTPQEWGQFSQYNVLQAQEAMQVSQHMREDTSLTRAQLQNELAVQWRATEFVLRKRTHDEEQARDQLQWQIRNTEDEMIEMEDDIKGLDLDLQAKTTNLKLAHTRLENRTSRTGMDLCRDEVQHGLVNEVHQLKATITALDQKLSEAQRSLQKMKLHHARMLEDLSRKQEALSLEQRSMNTRSHLRSASCSGRSPVLLVPLTNSSGRSHLQLLAQ from the exons atgTCTTCAGTCCCTGTGAAGCCCGGCCTCCGCCTCAGTGTGTCCGAGTGGCAGAGCAGCAACCAGCAGCTGTCGGCCGCCGCCGGACACGAGAGACGAGTCTCCAATGGGATCCGGCAGGAGGGGAGGTCCCTACGCAACGAGACCAGCTGCACG accaGCTGGGACGAGAGCGACACCTCCCGCAGGTTGAGTGACCGGCTGTGGGACGTGGCTCGATGGAAGGACGCCTTGGAAGCATGTGCACGGAAGGTGGATGAGGAGATGGAGGCTCTGACCCTG AGTAAAGAGCAGACTGAGCAGGCCCTGGCTGCGACCGCCGTCCCCCTGGAGGTCAGCACCGAGTGCGTGACGCTGAGGGAGGGGCGCCGCGGCTCCGAGCTGGTCCTCGACCCGGTGGACGAGCAGCTGAAGAAGGAGGTGcagctgattggtcgagtgcagCAGGTTCTGCAGCAGCACGTCGACAAGGCCTTCGAACAACTGTG CGTTCTGCAGGAGGTTCGACATCAGCTGACCTCCGACCTCCAGAACAAGATGGACGCCCTGGACATTGACATGTCCTGTCTGTCACTGACCATAAAGTCCCCTGAGATCTCCCTGAAGACCAACCCCACTCGCATTCCATCAGG CTCCTCCACCCCTCAGGAGTGGGGCCAGTTCAGCCAGTACAACGTCCTTCAGGCTCAGGAGGCCATGCAGGTGTCCCAGCACATGAGGGAGGACACCAGTCTCACCAGAGCTCAG CTGCAGAACGAGTTAGCGGTTCAGTGGCGGGCGACCGAGTTCGTTCTTCGCAAGCGCACTCACGATGAGGAGCAGGCCCGAGATCAGCTGCAGTGGCAGATTAGAAAT ACCGAAGATGAAATGATAGAGATGGAAGACGACATCAAGGGACTGGACTTGGATCTGCAGGCAAAGACGACCAATCTGAAACTGGCTCACACCAGACTGGAGAACAGGACCAGCCGAACTGGGATGGACCTGTGCAGAGACGAG GTCCAACACGGTCTAGTTAATGAAGTCCACCAGCTGAAGGCCACGATCACTGCTCTGGATCAAAAGCTGTCAGAGGCGCA GAGGTCTCTGCAGAAGATGAAGCTGCATCACGCCCGCATGCTGGAGGATCtctccaggaaacaggaagctcTGTCTCTGGAGCAGAGAAGCATGAACACGCGCTCACACCTGAGGTCGGCCTCCTGCTCCGGTCGATCCCCGGTGCTGCTGGTGCCGCTCACCAACTCCAGTGGGAGGAgccacctgcagctgctggctCAGTGA
- the si:dkey-211g8.9 gene encoding free fatty acid receptor 3 → MQVPVRDCVALSVHTFTFLLGLPSNLLVLFVYVRKARKRGATPNVVYALNLCVSNLVFMAWLPVKSMEILLQGWRLPPAVCPVYSFFLFSSLYGSCLFITAVTVGRYLSIAFPIIYKRYRHARISCVISVALWALVLLHLGGGLVVEGGAHFVSVKDDTLSCYDNFNASQLAVLLPLRLEMSILLFLLPLVVTSFCTLRCVTLVWRSNLPLMGKRRVLTVALSTLTVFVVCHAPYNASHIVGFALGTSVEWRTYAMLTSSCNVFLEPAVMLMLSPAGSRGIMGRVWGRQSHFSRIEGTRPRCINSNGAAKVKAAVTLSERSQAGAEE, encoded by the coding sequence ATGCAGGTGCCTGTGAGGGACTGCGTCGCCCTCTCCGTCCACACCTTCACCTTCCTGCTGGGCCTGCCCTCCAACCTGCTGGTCCTCTTCGTGTACGTACGCAAAGCCCGCAAGCGGGGCGCCACCCCCAACGTGGTCTACGCCCTCAATCTGTGTGTATCCAACCTGGTGTTCATGGCCTGGCTGCCCGTCAAGTCCATGGAGATCCTGCTTCAGGGCTGGAGGCTGCCCCCGGCCGTGTGCCCCGTCtacagcttcttcctcttctcctcgctGTACGGCAGCTGCCTGTTCATCACCGCTGTGACCGTGGGCCGCTACCTCAGCATCGCATTCCCGATTATCTACAAGAGATACCGCCACGCTCGAATCTCCTGCGTCATCAGCGTTGCCCTGTGGGCGCTGGTGCTGCTCCACCTCGGCGGCGGCCTGGTGGTCGAAGGGGGCGCCCACTTTGTCTCTGTCAAGGATGACACCTTATCTTGCTACGACAACTTCAACGCCTCTCAGCTGGCCGTCCTGCTGCCTCTGCGTCTGGAGATGTCCATCCTGCTGTTCCTCCTGCCCCTGGTCGTGACCTCCTTCTGCACACTGCGCTGCGTCACTCTGGTGTGGCGCTCCAACCTGCCGCTCATGGGGAAGAGGCGAGTCCTGACTGTGGCGCTCTCCACCCTCACGGTGTTCGTGGTGTGCCACGCGCCCTACAACGCCTCGCACATCGTGGGGTTCGCGTTGGGGACGAGTGTGGAGTGGAGGACGTACGCCATGCTGACGAGCTCCTGCAACGTTTTCCTGGAACCGGCCGTCATGCTGATGCTGTCGCCGGCAGGGTCCAGGGGCATCATGGGAAGAGTCTGGGGTCGGCAAAGTCACTTCAGCCGAATTGAAGGGACTCGGCCTCGGTGCATTAACAGCAATGGTGCTGCAAAGGTCAAGGCAGCAGTGACGCTCTCTGAGAGGAGCCAGGCCGGGGCGGAGGAGTGA
- the olah gene encoding S-acyl fatty acid synthase thioesterase, medium chain — translation MEKVINCFKRNPEAVARLICFPWAGGGSLHYARWGNLLSSVEVFAVKLPGRESRTKEPFSQNMQQIVDEVIDVLLPLLKEKPFALFGHSFGSYTSFAVADALKKLHNLQPVHIFLSGASAPYSEIRIKAPKRSDLSDDDFLKWLTSIGGTPPELLGNPEVMERFLPVLKADLHVVENYRCNKPDHPFLSCPVTCFDGKDDVPHDLQAWKDITSGDFTIRMLDGAHFYLKESGNEKHILEYITNHLETLDMDYF, via the exons ATGGAGAAGGTGATCAACTGCTTCAAGAGGAATCCAGAAGCTGTGGCCCGGCTGATCTGCTTCCCCTGGGCAGGAGGAGGCTCTTTGCACTACGCTCGCTGGGGGAACCTCCTCAGCTCTGTGGAgg TGTTTGCAGTCAAGCTTCCGGGCAGAGAGAGTCGCACCAAGGAGCCGTTCTCTCAGAACATGCAGCAGATCGTGGACGAGGTGATTGATGTCCTGTTACCGCTGCTGAAGGAGAAGCCGTTTGCTCTCTTTGGTCACAG TTTCGGCTCCTACACAAGCTTCGCTGTGGCAGATGCTCTGAAGAAACTTCACAACCTCCAACCGGTTCACATCTTCCTGTCTGGAGCCTCTGCACCTTAT tcAGAGATCAGAATCAAAGCCCCAAAGAGAAGCGATTTATCAGATGACGACTTTCTCAAGTGGCTGACGTCCATCGGAGGAACTCCTCCTGAGCTTCTGGGGAACCCAGAGGTCATGGAGCGCTTCCTTCCTGTCCTGAAGGCCGACCTGCACGTCGTGGAGAACTACAG GTGTAACAAACCAGATCATCCATTCCTGTCCTGCCCTGTTACGTGTTTTGACGGAAAGGACGACGTGCCTCATGATTTACAAG cctGGAAAGACATCACATCAGGAGATTTCACCATTAGGATGCTCGACGGGGCTCATTTCTACCTCAAGGAGTctggaaatgaaaaacacatctTAGAATACATCACAAATCATCTGGAAACGTTAGATATGGACTATTTCTGA
- the ago3b gene encoding protein argonaute-3 isoform X2, protein MEIGTTDDAEAPALFSLPRRPGHGTIGKPIKLLANCFQVDIPKIDVYLYEVDIKPDKCPRRVNREVVDSMVQHFKVTIFGDRRPVYDGKRSLYTANPLPVATSGVDLDVTLPGEGGKDRPFKVSIRFVSLVSWHMLHEVLNGNGVVEPLDLDKPISTNPVHAVDVVLRHLPSMKYTPVGRSFFSSPEGYDHPLGGGREVWFGFHQSVRPAMWKMMLNIDVSATAFYKAQPVIQFMCEVLDIHNIDEQPRPLTDSHRVKFTKEIKGLKVEVTHCGTMRRKYRVCNVTRRPASLQTFPLQLENGQTVERTVAQYFREKYSLQLKYPHLPCLQVGQEQKHTYLPLEVCNIVAGQRCIKKLTDNQTSTMIKATARSAPDRQEEISRLVRSANYEADPFVQEFQFRVRDEMAQVMGRVLPAPMLQYGGRVSSEPFMSRQINPALSFQNRTVATPSHGVWDMRGKQFHTGVEIKMWAIACFATQRQCREEILKSFTDQLRKISKDAGMPIQGQPCFCKYAQGADSVEPMFRHLKNTYAGLQLIIVILPGKTPVYAEVKRVGDTLLGMATQCVQVKNVVKTSPQTLSNLCLKINVKLGGINNILVPHQRPSVFQQPVIFLGADVTHPPAGDGKKPSIAAVVGSMDAHPSRYCATVRVQRPRQEIIQDLASMVRDLLIQFYKSTRYKPTRIIFYRDGVSEGQFRQVLYYELLAIREACISLEKEYQPGITYIVVQKRHHTRLFCADRNERVGRSGNIPAGTTVDTDITHPYEFDFYLCSHAGIQGTSRPSHYHVLWDDNCFTADEFQLLTYQLCHTYVRCTRSVSIPAPAYYAHLVAFRARYHLVDKEHDSAEGSHVSGQSNGRDPQALAKAVQIHHDTLSTMYFA, encoded by the exons ATGGAAATCGGAACAACAG ACGACGCTGAAGCCCCGGCCCTCTTTTCTTTGCCACGGCGACCTGGCCATGGCACCATCGGGAAGCCCATCAAGCTTCTGGCCAACTGCTTCCAGGTGGACATCCCCAAAATCGATGTCTACCTGTACGAAGTGGACATCAAACCGGATAAATGTCCCCGGAGAGTCAACAG GGAGGTGGTGGACTCCATGGTGCAGCATTTCAAGGTGACTATCTTCGGTGACCGGCGGCCAGTTTACGATGGGAAGAGAAGCCTTTACACCGCCAACCCACTTCCTGTCGCCACCAGTGGG GTTGATCTGGATGTCACCCTGCCTGGTGAGGGGGGGAAGGACCGCCCGTTCAAAGTCTCCATCAGGTTTGTGTCACTGGTCAGCTGGCACATGCTGCACGAGGTCTTGAATGGAAACGGCGTGGTGGAACCCCTGGACCTGGACAAACCCATCAGCACCAATCCAGTTCACGCTGTGGATGTGGTCCTTCGACACCTCCCCTCCATGAA GTACACCCCCGTCGGacgctccttcttctcctccccagAGGGCTACGACCACCCGCTCGGTGGAGGAAGGGAGGTGTGGTTCGGTTTCCATCAGTCAGTTCGGCCGGCCATGTGGAAGATGATGCTCAACATTGATG tgtCGGCCACAGCCTTTTACAAAGCCCAGCCAGTCATCCAGTTCATGTGCGAGGTCCTGGACATTCACAACATTGATGAGCAGCCGCGGCCGCTCACCGACTCCCACAGGGTCAAGTTCACCAAAGAAATCAAAG GTCTTAAAGTGGAAGTGACACACTGTGGAACCATGCGTAGGAAGTACCGAGTCTGCAATGTGACACGACGCCCCGCCAGCCTCCAGAC GTTTCCATTGCAGCTGGAGAATGGTCAGACAGTCGAACGCACGGTGGCGCAGTACTTCAGAGAGAAGTACAGTCTGCAGCTCAAGTATCCCCACCTGCCCTGCCTGCAGGTGGGCCAGGAGCAGAAACACACCTACCTGCCCCTGGAG GTGTGCAACATAGTAGCTGGACAGCGCTGCATCAAGAAGCTAACGGATAACCAGACGTCCACCATGATCAAAGCAACAGCTCGCTCTGCACCGGACCGGCAGGAGGAGATCAGCCGGCTG GTGCGGAGCGCGAACTACGAGGCCGACCCGTTTGTCCAGGAGTTTCAGTTCCGCGTGCGAGACGAGATGGCTCAGGTGATGGGCCGCGTGCTGCCGGCCCCCATGCTGCAGTACGGCGGCAGGGTGAGCTCTGAGCCGTTTATG TCCCGGCAGATCAACCCTGCACTGTCGTTTCAGAACCGCACGGTGGCCACGCCCAGCCACGGCGTGTGGGACATGAGGGGGAAGCAGTTCCACACGGGAGTGGAGATCAAGATGTGGGCCATCGCCTGCTTCGCCACACAGAGGCAGTGCAGAGAGGAGATCCTCAA GAGCTTCACTGACCAGCTGAGGAAGATCTCAAAGGATGCTGGGATGCCGATCCAGGGTCAGCCGTGCTTCTGTAAATACGCCCAGGGAGCCGACAGCGTGGAGCCCATGTTCCGACACCTGAAGAACACCTACGCTGGGCTGCAGCTCATCATTGTTATCCTGCCCGGGAAAACACCCGTCTATG CTGAGGTGAAGCGGGTGGGCGACACCCTCCTCGGCATGGCCACCCAGTGCGTCCAGGTGAAGAACGTGGTGAAGACGTCGCCTCAGACCCTCTCCAACCTCTGCCTCAAGATCAACGTCAAACTGGGAGGAATCAACAACATCCTGGTTCCACACCAGCG GCCGTCTGTGTTCCAGCAGCCTGTCATCTTCCTCGGGGCTGATGTCACTCATCCTCCAGCCGGTGACGGGAAGAAACCATCGATTGCAGCG GTGGTGGGCAGCATGGACGCCCACCCCAGCCGGTACTGTGCCACAGTGCGGGTGCAGAGGCCCAGACAGGAGATCATCCAGGACTTGGCCTCTATGGTGCGAGACCTTTTGATCCAGTTCTACAAGTCGACGCGCTACAAGCCGACCAGGATCATCTTCTACAGGGACGGCGTGTCGGAGGGCCAGTTCAGACAG GTGCTGTACTATGAGCTGCTGGCGATCAGGGAGGCTTGCATCAGCCTGGAGAAAGAATACCAGCCGGGGATCACGTACATCGTCGTGCAGAAACGCCATCACACACGCCTCTTCTGTGCGGATCGCAACGAGCGG GTTGGACGAAGTGGAAACATTCCTGCCGGCACCACGGTGGACACAGACATCACCCACCCCTACGAATTTGACTTTTACCTCTGCAGTCATGCTGGGatccag ggTACGAGTCGGCCGTCTCACTACCACGTTCTGTGGGACGACAACTGCTTCACCGCCGACGAGTTCCAGCTCCTCACCTACCAGCTGTGCCACACCTACGTCCGCTGCACCCGGTCCGTCTCCATCCCGGCACCGGCCTACTACGCCCACCTGGTGGCGTTCCGTGCCCGCTACCACCTGGTGGACAAAGAGCACGACAG TGCGGAGGGCAGCCACGTCTCAGGGCAGAGCAACGGCCGGGACCCCCAGGCGCTGGCCAAAGCCGTTCAGATCCACCACGACACATTGAGTACCATGTACTTCGCCTGA
- the LOC128461435 gene encoding free fatty acid receptor 3-like has protein sequence MMLYSHLLLFVYILTFLMGVPANILAFCTFCRKVRRKANPIDILLLNLTISDLIFLLFLPFKMKEASDDMAWLLPFPLCPFTSFLFYVTIYNSTLLLTAVSVERYLGVAFPLRYAACRRPRYAVMASVAFWLVSSLNLSMVYIIPHVQWSKGSDGGNPNGSSSAPPLTCYHNFSPDELDIILPFRLELFIVLFCIPFLICCYCYVNFILILSHLPNIGRRRRLRAIGLALGTLIVFAVCFGPYNASHLVGFLNMESLEWRNVALLSSTFNACLDPIIFYFSSAAVRSMLNLCCRNIMAKLHILRCGGAPHISEKSQEAAPP, from the coding sequence ATGATGCTCTACAGTCACCTGTTGCTCTTTGTCTACATCCTCACCTTCCTGATGGGGGTCCCCGCCAACATCCTGGCATTCTGCACCTTCTGCCGCAAGGTGCGTCGCAAGGCCAACCCCATcgacatcctcctcctcaacctcaCCATCTCcgacctcatcttcctcctgttcctgcCGTTCAAAATGAAGGAGGCCTCGGACGACATGGCCTGGCTGTTGCCCTTCCCCCTGTGTCCCTTCACCAGCTTCCTGTTCTACGTCACCATCTACAACAGCACGCTGCTCCTCACGGCGGTGAGCGTGGAGCGGTACCTGGGCGTGGCCTTCCCCCTGAGGTACGCCGCGTGTCGCAGGCCTCGCTACGCCGTGATGGCCAGCGTGGCCTTCTGGCTGGTGAGCTCTCTGAACCTCAGCATGGTCTACATCATACCCCACGTCCAGTGGAGCAAAGGGTCAGATGGTGGGAACCCCAACGGCAGCAGCAGCGCACCCCCACTCACCTGCTACCATAACTTCTCACCGGACGAGCTAGATATCATTCTGCCGTTCCGCCTGGAGCTCTTCATCGTCCTCTTCTGCATCCCCTTCTTAATCTGCTGCTACTGCTACGTCaacttcatcctcatcctgtcACATCTCCCGAACATCGGCCGGAGGCGGAGGCTACGTGCCATAGGCCTGGCACTCGGGACGCTGATAGTGTTCGCCGTCTGCTTCGGGCCTTACAACGCCTCCCACCTGGTGGGGTTCCTCAACATGGAGAGCCTGGAGTGGAGGAACGTGGCGTTGCTCTCCAGCACCTTCAACGCCTGCCTGGACCCGATCATCTTCTACTTCTCGTCGGCGGCGGTCAGGAGCATGTTGAACCTCTGCTGCAGGAACATCATGGCCAAGCTGCACATCCTGAGGTGTGGGGGGGCTCCGCACATCTCTGAGAAGAGCCAGGAAGCAGCCCCTCCATGA
- the ago3b gene encoding protein argonaute-3 isoform X1, translated as MEIGTTDDAEAPALFSLPRRPGHGTIGKPIKLLANCFQVDIPKIDVYLYEVDIKPDKCPRRVNREVVDSMVQHFKVTIFGDRRPVYDGKRSLYTANPLPVATSGVDLDVTLPGEGGKDRPFKVSIRFVSLVSWHMLHEVLNGNGVVEPLDLDKPISTNPVHAVDVVLRHLPSMKYTPVGRSFFSSPEGYDHPLGGGREVWFGFHQSVRPAMWKMMLNIDVSATAFYKAQPVIQFMCEVLDIHNIDEQPRPLTDSHRVKFTKEIKGLKVEVTHCGTMRRKYRVCNVTRRPASLQTFPLQLENGQTVERTVAQYFREKYSLQLKYPHLPCLQVGQEQKHTYLPLEVCNIVAGQRCIKKLTDNQTSTMIKATARSAPDRQEEISRLVRSANYEADPFVQEFQFRVRDEMAQVMGRVLPAPMLQYGGRVSSEPFMNRTVATPSHGVWDMRGKQFHTGVEIKMWAIACFATQRQCREEILKSFTDQLRKISKDAGMPIQGQPCFCKYAQGADSVEPMFRHLKNTYAGLQLIIVILPGKTPVYAEVKRVGDTLLGMATQCVQVKNVVKTSPQTLSNLCLKINVKLGGINNILVPHQRPSVFQQPVIFLGADVTHPPAGDGKKPSIAAVVGSMDAHPSRYCATVRVQRPRQEIIQDLASMVRDLLIQFYKSTRYKPTRIIFYRDGVSEGQFRQVLYYELLAIREACISLEKEYQPGITYIVVQKRHHTRLFCADRNERVGRSGNIPAGTTVDTDITHPYEFDFYLCSHAGIQGTSRPSHYHVLWDDNCFTADEFQLLTYQLCHTYVRCTRSVSIPAPAYYAHLVAFRARYHLVDKEHDSAEGSHVSGQSNGRDPQALAKAVQIHHDTLSTMYFA; from the exons ATGGAAATCGGAACAACAG ACGACGCTGAAGCCCCGGCCCTCTTTTCTTTGCCACGGCGACCTGGCCATGGCACCATCGGGAAGCCCATCAAGCTTCTGGCCAACTGCTTCCAGGTGGACATCCCCAAAATCGATGTCTACCTGTACGAAGTGGACATCAAACCGGATAAATGTCCCCGGAGAGTCAACAG GGAGGTGGTGGACTCCATGGTGCAGCATTTCAAGGTGACTATCTTCGGTGACCGGCGGCCAGTTTACGATGGGAAGAGAAGCCTTTACACCGCCAACCCACTTCCTGTCGCCACCAGTGGG GTTGATCTGGATGTCACCCTGCCTGGTGAGGGGGGGAAGGACCGCCCGTTCAAAGTCTCCATCAGGTTTGTGTCACTGGTCAGCTGGCACATGCTGCACGAGGTCTTGAATGGAAACGGCGTGGTGGAACCCCTGGACCTGGACAAACCCATCAGCACCAATCCAGTTCACGCTGTGGATGTGGTCCTTCGACACCTCCCCTCCATGAA GTACACCCCCGTCGGacgctccttcttctcctccccagAGGGCTACGACCACCCGCTCGGTGGAGGAAGGGAGGTGTGGTTCGGTTTCCATCAGTCAGTTCGGCCGGCCATGTGGAAGATGATGCTCAACATTGATG tgtCGGCCACAGCCTTTTACAAAGCCCAGCCAGTCATCCAGTTCATGTGCGAGGTCCTGGACATTCACAACATTGATGAGCAGCCGCGGCCGCTCACCGACTCCCACAGGGTCAAGTTCACCAAAGAAATCAAAG GTCTTAAAGTGGAAGTGACACACTGTGGAACCATGCGTAGGAAGTACCGAGTCTGCAATGTGACACGACGCCCCGCCAGCCTCCAGAC GTTTCCATTGCAGCTGGAGAATGGTCAGACAGTCGAACGCACGGTGGCGCAGTACTTCAGAGAGAAGTACAGTCTGCAGCTCAAGTATCCCCACCTGCCCTGCCTGCAGGTGGGCCAGGAGCAGAAACACACCTACCTGCCCCTGGAG GTGTGCAACATAGTAGCTGGACAGCGCTGCATCAAGAAGCTAACGGATAACCAGACGTCCACCATGATCAAAGCAACAGCTCGCTCTGCACCGGACCGGCAGGAGGAGATCAGCCGGCTG GTGCGGAGCGCGAACTACGAGGCCGACCCGTTTGTCCAGGAGTTTCAGTTCCGCGTGCGAGACGAGATGGCTCAGGTGATGGGCCGCGTGCTGCCGGCCCCCATGCTGCAGTACGGCGGCAGGGTGAGCTCTGAGCCGTTTATG AACCGCACGGTGGCCACGCCCAGCCACGGCGTGTGGGACATGAGGGGGAAGCAGTTCCACACGGGAGTGGAGATCAAGATGTGGGCCATCGCCTGCTTCGCCACACAGAGGCAGTGCAGAGAGGAGATCCTCAA GAGCTTCACTGACCAGCTGAGGAAGATCTCAAAGGATGCTGGGATGCCGATCCAGGGTCAGCCGTGCTTCTGTAAATACGCCCAGGGAGCCGACAGCGTGGAGCCCATGTTCCGACACCTGAAGAACACCTACGCTGGGCTGCAGCTCATCATTGTTATCCTGCCCGGGAAAACACCCGTCTATG CTGAGGTGAAGCGGGTGGGCGACACCCTCCTCGGCATGGCCACCCAGTGCGTCCAGGTGAAGAACGTGGTGAAGACGTCGCCTCAGACCCTCTCCAACCTCTGCCTCAAGATCAACGTCAAACTGGGAGGAATCAACAACATCCTGGTTCCACACCAGCG GCCGTCTGTGTTCCAGCAGCCTGTCATCTTCCTCGGGGCTGATGTCACTCATCCTCCAGCCGGTGACGGGAAGAAACCATCGATTGCAGCG GTGGTGGGCAGCATGGACGCCCACCCCAGCCGGTACTGTGCCACAGTGCGGGTGCAGAGGCCCAGACAGGAGATCATCCAGGACTTGGCCTCTATGGTGCGAGACCTTTTGATCCAGTTCTACAAGTCGACGCGCTACAAGCCGACCAGGATCATCTTCTACAGGGACGGCGTGTCGGAGGGCCAGTTCAGACAG GTGCTGTACTATGAGCTGCTGGCGATCAGGGAGGCTTGCATCAGCCTGGAGAAAGAATACCAGCCGGGGATCACGTACATCGTCGTGCAGAAACGCCATCACACACGCCTCTTCTGTGCGGATCGCAACGAGCGG GTTGGACGAAGTGGAAACATTCCTGCCGGCACCACGGTGGACACAGACATCACCCACCCCTACGAATTTGACTTTTACCTCTGCAGTCATGCTGGGatccag ggTACGAGTCGGCCGTCTCACTACCACGTTCTGTGGGACGACAACTGCTTCACCGCCGACGAGTTCCAGCTCCTCACCTACCAGCTGTGCCACACCTACGTCCGCTGCACCCGGTCCGTCTCCATCCCGGCACCGGCCTACTACGCCCACCTGGTGGCGTTCCGTGCCCGCTACCACCTGGTGGACAAAGAGCACGACAG TGCGGAGGGCAGCCACGTCTCAGGGCAGAGCAACGGCCGGGACCCCCAGGCGCTGGCCAAAGCCGTTCAGATCCACCACGACACATTGAGTACCATGTACTTCGCCTGA